The proteins below come from a single Harpia harpyja isolate bHarHar1 chromosome 2, bHarHar1 primary haplotype, whole genome shotgun sequence genomic window:
- the LOC128139041 gene encoding LOW QUALITY PROTEIN: drebrin-like (The sequence of the model RefSeq protein was modified relative to this genomic sequence to represent the inferred CDS: deleted 1 base in 1 codon) — translation MAAPGLERHRLALLAAKEDVGNPRAGTNWAVFAYEKHHDLKLLDSGAGGPDELAEKFSVTSIMYGLCRIQDPSTGAHRIVLINWVGEKAPESQRKACAGHLPAIRAFFREASVVLSARRTEEVTQEGLSRALAHMAPAAAPARRVPPPDAQELVGTNYRKTNPALEIHRTKRDSFWAQAEREEEQRKEEERRRALEERKRWERERMEEERREAAERELRFREKERMIEEQRKEQARLEAEERRKEKARWEQQQREHEEAMRDRGRRSESIEKAAEAAVLVSQRSQNPRDFFRQRERSGSTSGTPLPASPVGTRPGARRPFLRYQRSLTESAFIFRRPDPPPSPGPLHPGAFRAAPPPSPHRPQPPLPTSPIGRGTPPCATPRSPLSPMGTGTPQCATTGTPASPIGRGTPPCATLGSPPSPMGTGTPQCATTGTPTSPIGRGTPPCAPTGTPASPVGTGTPPCATPGSPPSPMGTGMPQCATTGTPTSPTARGTPPCALTGSPTSPVGRGTPPCATLGSPPSPARAGPPHATSPTGTKLPPCATMGTPPSPVGTGPPPLASPIGTAPPALCATWGAPSPAGAGSPPDVPGPGSLLPTGPPRMGCPPGPLGPGSPDSTCEAEPLPPHSTPGLGPPGSPPWQPPLGIKEAVTLPPLSPPGTSQDEDGPPLDTYALPSPPAWVSLGLLAGPGEGVPSPRGGSPLPGLTPAPMPHPGPPLRSPSPPSLPQDPALPCLAPQEPQPGPVGQQGQEPAWGDSGHNGIGGQEQGGWPAPWEQDPPPRQGDEDSDSILLPQPLHKAKPGFALLLARDTPHPQLPGGTSPPAEDEDLSPHTV, via the exons GGCCGTCTTTGCCTACGAGAAGCACCATGACCTCAAGCTCCTGGACTCCGGAG CCGGGGGTCCGGATGAGCTGGCCGAAAAATTCTCCGTCACCAGCATCATGTACGGGCTGTGCCGCATCCAAGACCCCAGCACCGGCGCTCACCGCATCGTCCTCATCAATTGG GTCGGGGAGAAGGCACCGGAGTCCCAACGAAAGGCGTGTGCCGGGCATCTGCCCGCCATCAGAGCTTTCTTTAGG GAGGCCAGCGTGGTGCTGAGTGCCCGCCGCACCGAGGAGGTGACGCAGGAGGGGCTGAGCCGAGCGCTGGCACATATGGCCCCTGCCGCCGCCCCCGCCAGGAGGGTGCCCCCCCCAGATGCCCAGGAGCTGGTG GGCACCAACTACCGCAAGACCAACCCGGCGCTGGAGATCCACCGGACCAAGCGGGACTCCTTCTGGGCCCAGGCTGAG CGCGAGGAAGAGCAGCGCAAGGaggaggagcggcggcgggcaCTGGAGGAGCGCAAGCGCTGGGAGCGGGAGCGGATGGAAGAGGAGAGGCGGGAGGCGGCCGAGCGCGAGCTCCGCTTCAGGGAGAAGGAGCGGATGATCGAGGAGCAGCG GAAGGAGCAGGCACGGCTGGAGGCGGAGGAGCGGAGGAAGGAGAAGGCACGATGG gagcagcagcagcgggagcacGAGGAGGCCATGCGGGACCGCGGCCGGCGCAGCGAGTCCATCGAGAAGGCGGCC GAGGCGGCCGTCCTGGTCTCCCAGCGCTCGCAGAATCCCCGGGATTTCTTCCGGCAACGGGAACGCTCGGGGTCCACCTCTGGCACCCCGCTGCCAGCATCCCCCGTTGGCACCAGGCCCG gTGCCCGTCGGCCATTCCTGCGGTACCAGCGCAGCCTGACGGAGTCAGCCTTCATCTTCCGCCGGCCGGACCCCCCACCCTCACCCGGACCCCTCCACCCTGGGGCATTCAGGgctgcacccccccccagcccccaccggccccagcctcccctccccaccagccccatagGGAGGGGGACCCCTCCTTGTGCGACCCCGAGGAGCCCCCTCAgccccatggggacagggacgcCCCAGTGTGCCACCACTGGGACCCCTGCCAGCCCCATAGGGAGGGGGACCCCTCCTTGTGCCACCCTggggagcccccccagccccatggggacagggacgcCTCAGTGTGCCACCACTGGGACCCCCACCAGCCCCATAGGGAGGGGGACCCCTCCCTGTGCCCCCACTGGGACCCCCGCCAGCCccgtggggacagggacccctCCTTGTGCGACCCCggggagcccccccagccccatggggacagggatgccTCAATGTGCCACCACTGGgacccccaccagccccacagcgAGGGGGACCCCTCCCTGTGCCCTCACTGGGAGCCCCACAAGCCCTGTGGGGAGGGGGACCCCTCCCTGTGCCACCCTggggagcccccccagcccagccagggcagggcccCCCCATGCTACCAGCCCCACAGGGACAAAGCTCCCTCCCTGTGCCaccatggggaccccccccagccctgtggggACAGGACCCCCCCCTCTGGCCAGCCCCATAGGGACAGCCCCCCCCGCTCTCTGTGCCACCTGGGGggcccccagcccagcagggGCAGGGTCCCCCCCTGATGTGCCTGGGCCagggtccctgctccccaccgGTCCCCCCAGGATGGGGTGCCCCCCCGGCCCTCTTGGGCCAGGGTCCCCTGACAGCACTTGTGAGGCAGAGCCACTGCCCCCCCACAGCACTCCCGGGCTGGggccccccggcagccccccctggCAGCCCCCTCTGGGCAtcaaggaggctgtgactctgcctcccctcagcccccccggCACCTCCCAGGATGAGGATGGACCCCCCCTGGACACCTacgccctccccagcccccccgcaTGGGTATCTCTGGGGTTGCTGGCGGGGCCAGGCGAGGGGGTCCCGAgcccccggggggggtcccccttACCCGGGCTGACACCTGCCCCGATGCCCCAC CCGGGACCCCCGctgcgcagccccagcccccccagcctgccGCAGGatccagcccttccctgcctggCACCCCAGGAACCGCAGCCAG GGCCTGTggggcagcaggggcaggagcCGGCCTGGGGTGACTCAGGGCACAACGGCATCGGGGGCCAAGAGCAGGGGGGCTGGCCGGCCCCCTGGGAGCAGGACCCCCCCCCGAGGCAG GGAGACGAGGACAGCGACAGCATCCTCCTGCCGCAGCCCCTGCATAAAGCCAAGCCAG GCTTCGCCCTGCTGCTGGCCCGAGACACCCCCCACCCGCAGCTGCCCGGGGGCACAAGCCCCCCCGCCGAGGACGAGGACCTCTCCCCCCACACCgtgtag
- the RTKN gene encoding LOW QUALITY PROTEIN: rhotekin (The sequence of the model RefSeq protein was modified relative to this genomic sequence to represent the inferred CDS: inserted 2 bases in 1 codon) — MFCRNQRSRVTVARGSALEMEIRRGRCRLSLLADSAQDTEIQRKMERELRLREGACKLLAACSRREQALEAAKSLLVCNSRVLAYMAELQRRKEAQVLRRTARRPSDAGPADERLPCRGTVCVSDLRIPLMWKDTEYFRNKGELHRCAVFCLLQLGAEIHDTPMVLVDRTLTDICFESAVLFSEAGPDFELKVELYSAGLXRGGAAQGSTPRKLATRLSTSLGRSAGKRVRAAMDGGPGSPPGNGATSPLLLPAPSVPGPKFHLLAHAVLSLAEVQDGFRTHDLAITSNEESSFWLPLYGSMCCRLAAQPRCMAAPVTSGFLRLQQPGAEAQSGARLYCVLRGTDLLCYRGPGEAEAGLEPALTIAVNKETRIRATEREGRGQPHGMAVTNRYGGEEVTHTLLAESRAEAQRWMEAFWQHFYDMSQWKQCCDELMRIEVPPPRRPPAMLPRQGSLYHEMAIDPADDIEAVTDILTRRAGGRVPGTPPWLSLFEGPPPHAPRSGRAGSPSPPARRPWGRPRTLSLDAKLSTLKGRGSRQAAHPPRPSPPSSGSSSSGSSSPVTDHNPPTPPSPLQSQV, encoded by the exons ATGTTCTGCCGCAACCAGCGGAGCCGGGTGACGGTGGCCCGCGGCTCGGCGCTGGAGATGGAGATCCGCCGCGGCCGCTGCCGGCTCAGCCTCCTGGCCGACTCCGCGCAG gacaCGGAGATCCAGCGGAAGATGGAGCGGGAGCTGCGGCTGCGGGAGGGGGCCTGcaagctgctggctgcctgcagccgcCGGGAGCAGGCGTTGGAGGCTGCCAAGAGCCTCCTGGTCTGCAACAGCCGCGTCCTGGCGTACATGGCCGAGCTGCAGCGCAGGAAGGAAGCGCAGGTGCTGCGGCGGACGGCCAGGCG cccctcggATGCCGGCCCCGCGGATGAGCGTCTGCCCTGCCGGGGCACCGTCTGCGTCTCAG accTGCGCATCCCGCTGATGTGGAAGGACACGGAGTACTTCAGGAACAAGGGAG aACTGCACCGCTGCGCCGtcttctgcctgctgcagctgggggcgGAGATCCACGACACCCCCATGGTGCTGGTGGACCGGACCCTCACCGACATCTGCTTCGAGAGCGCCGTCCTCTT ctcagagGCAGGACCTGACTTTGAGCTGAAGGTGGAGCTGTAcagcgcggggct gcgggggggggcggcgcagGGCAGCACCCCCAGGAAGCTGGCCACCCGCCTCAGCACCTCCCTGGGACGCTCTGCCGGCAAGCGGGTGCGCGCCGCCATGGacgggggtcccggcagcccccCGGGTAACGGGGCCAccagccccctcctgctgccGGCCCCCAGCGTGCC GGGCCCCAAATTCCATCTGCTGGCACACGCCGTCCTCTCCCTGGCCGAGGTGCAGGACGGCTTCCGCACCCACGACCTCGCCATCACCAGCAACG AGGAGAGCTCCTTCTGGCTGCCCCTCTACGGCAGCATGTGCTGCCGCCTGgctgcccagccccgctgcaTGGCCGCCCCGGTGACGAGCGGCTTCCTCCGGCTGCAG CAGCCGGGGGCCGAGGCGCAGAGCGGGGCCCGTCTGTACTGCGTCCTGCGCGGCACCGACCTCCTCTGCTACCGCGGTCCCGGCGAGGCCGAGGCCGGGCTGGAGCCGGCGCTCACCATCGCCGTCAACAAG GAGACCCGCATCCGCGCGACGGAGCGGGAGGGCCGCGGGCAGCCCCACGGCATGGCCGTCACCAACCGCTACGGCGGCGAGGAGGTGACCCACACGCTGCTGGCCGAGAGCCGGGCCGAGGCGCAGCGATGGATGGAAGCCTTCTGGCAGCACTTCTACGACATGA GTCAGTGGAAGCAGTGCTGTGACGAGCTGATGAGGATCGAGgtgccgccgccgcgccggccgcCCGCCATGCTGCCCCGGCAGGGCTCGCTCTACCACGAGATGG CTATTGATCCGGCCGACGACATCGAGGCGGTGACGGACATCCTGacgcggcgggcggggggacggGTGCCGGGGACCCCCCCGTGGCTCTCCCTCTTCGAGGGGCCCCCCCCGCACGCCCCTCGCTCCGGCCGggcgggcagccccagcccccctgcccgccgcccctggGGCCGTCCCCGCACCCTCTCCCTCGACGCCAAGCTCAGCACCCTGAAGGGACGGGGGTCCCGGCAGGCAGCCCACCCCCCACGGCCCTCGCCCCCCAGCTCCGGTTCctccagcagcggcagcagcagcccgGTCACGGACCATaacccccccacgccccccagccccctccagtCCCAGGTCTGA
- the INO80B gene encoding INO80 complex subunit B, whose product MSKAWRRGRMEGGEHGEEAEAGGGHGSHKKKHKKHKKKHKKKHHHEAVGPPPPPAPEPAASLRKPQLKLKIKLGGQILGTKSVPTFTVVPEAPRSPSPLMVVDEEEEPTEGVPIEQYRAWLDEDSNLDPSPLPDLDSESCFPAREEEEEEEERWLDALEKGELDDNGELKKEVDESLLTARQKALLHKQQSQPLLELPMGYKAKELTEEMLVKREERARKRRLQAAKKAEENKNQTIERLTKTNKAKVKTLRERKAKQAPCPVVHYCNATDRITVSFPVGMALPLLPAPAPPVPPPVLCGVAGCSNHKRYSCSRTGLPLCSLACYRRNLQLQEAAA is encoded by the exons ATGAGCAAGGCCTGGCGGCGCGGCAGGATGGAGGGCGGCGAGCACG gggAAGAggccgaggcgggcggcgggcacGGTTCCCACAAGAAGAAGCAtaagaagcacaagaagaagcacaagaagaagcACCACCACGAGGCGgtggggccgcccccccccccggcccccgagcCCGCTGCCAGCCTGCGCAAGCCCCAGCTCAAGCTCAAGATCAAGCTGGGGGGGCAGATCCTGGGCACCAAGAG CGTGCCCACCTTCACGGTGGTCCCCGAGGCGCCGCGCTCGCCCTCCCCGCTGATGGTGGTGGACGAGGAAGAGGAGCCCACGGAGGGGGTGCCCATCGAGCAGTACCGGGCCTGGCTGG ATGAGGACAGCAACCTCGACCCCTCGCCCCTGCCGGACCTGGACTCGGAAAGCTGCTTTCCCGCccgtgaggaggaggaggaggaggaagagcgtTGGCTCGATGCCCTGGAGAAGGGCGAGCTAGATGACAATGGGGAGCTCAAGAAGGAAGTGGATGAGTCCCTGCTGACAGCCCGACAG AAAGCCCTCCTGCACAAGCAGCAGAGCCAGCCGCTGCTGGAGCTGCCCATGGGCTACAAGGCGAAGGAGCTGACAGAGGAGATGCTGGTGAAGCGGGAGGAGCGGGCCCGCAAGCGGCGCCTGCAGGCGGCCAAGAAGGCGGAGGAGAACAAGAACCAGACCATCGAGCGCCTGACCAAGACCAACAAGGCCAAGGTGAAGACGCTGCGGGAGCGCAAAGCCAAGCAAGCCCCCTGCCCTGTCGTCCACTACTGCAACGCCACCGACCGCATCACCGTCTCCTTCCCGGTGGGCATGGCCCTGCCGCtgctgcccgccccggccccccccgtgccccccccggTCCTCTGCGGCGTCGCCGGCTGCTCCAACCACAAGCGTTACTCCTGCTCCCGCACCGGCCTGCCACTCTGCAGCCTGGCCTGCTACCGGAGGAACCTCCAGCTGCAGGAGGCTGCGGCAtag
- the WBP1 gene encoding WW domain-binding protein 1: MERPGSGGAEGAWAALLGRQHQQAREYCPGVNNQPYVCETGHCCGETGCCTYYYELWWFWLLWTILILFSCCCAYRHRRAKLRLQQQQRQREINLIAYHGACNYPASMMDLRMLASFKLPAYEEVAHRPSTPPPPYSAILAQLSGPRGRLGSSSLTLSPSSENYTSCSCESSCATSPSSTSLSVQVTDETERSQASTPSEEGGTSSTGTGASWDLPPEEAPARGAPHKHALFSSTVDFFEADCHPCSDIEEGEEEEGGAAREEGGSGGEHFRHRRLTGDSGIEVGRCQEEEEGEGEGTHLLGKAGPAPPSRCGLPGQGGGEGPSSPALPV, encoded by the exons ATGGAGCGGCCCGGGAGCGGCGGCGCCGAGGGGGCCTGGGCCGCGCTGCTGGGCCGGCAGCACCAGCAG GCCCGGGAGTACTGCCCGGGGGTGAACAACCAGCCCTACGTGTGCGAGACCGGGCACTGCTGCGGGGAGACCGGCTGCTGCACCTACTACTACGAGCTGTGGT GGTTCTGGCTCCTCTGGACCATCCTCAtcctcttcagctgctgctgcgcCTACCGGCACCGCCGGGCCAAGCTgcgcctgcagcagcagcagcggcagcgggaGATCAACCTCATCGCCTACCACGGTGCCTGCAACTACCCCGCCTCCATGATGGACCTCA GGATGCTGGCTTCCTTCAAGCTGCCTGCCTACGAGGAGGTGGCCCACCGGCCCagcacgccgccgccgccgtacAGCGCCATCCTGGCCCAGCTGAGCGGGCCCCGCGGCCGCCTGGGCTCCAGCAGCCTCACCCTCTCGCCCAGCTCGGAGAACTACACCAGCTGCTCCTGCGAGTCGAGCTGCGCCACGTCCCCCAGCAGCACCTCGCTCTCGGTGCAGGTGACGGACGAGACGGAACGTAGCCAGGCCAGCACGCCCAGCGAGGAGGGTGGCACCAGCAGCACCGGTACCGGCGCCAGCTGGGATCTGCCCCCCGAGGAGGCACCAGCCCGCGGGGCCCCGCACAAGCACGCCCTCTTCTCCTCCACCGTGGACTTCTTCGAGGCCGATTGCCACCCCTGCTCCGACATCgaggagggcgaggaggaggagggcggcgcGGCCCGGGAGGAAGGTGGCAGCGGCGGCGAGCATTTCCGGCACCGGCGCCTGACGGGGGACTCGGGCATCGAGGTGGGGCgctgccaggaggaggaggagggcgagggtGAGGGCACCCACCTCCTGGGCAAggccggccccgcgcccccctcCCGCTGCGGGCTGCCGGGCCAGGGGGGCGGCGAGGGGCCCAGCTCGCCCGCCCTGCCTGTCTGA
- the MOGS gene encoding mannosyl-oligosaccharide glucosidase, whose product MAGERRRRGGEGPRERTRERGTRREREKEQQRGPRRGRTALVIAAAAAAAALALGLAAAEWKRWNAAALLVTPHPAPPALPPGSTGPLASPQRFWGTYRPHVYFGMKTRSPRALITGLMWLQQREGGGSLRHTCEQSDGLSRYGWLMHDGENFGVQEIRDKGLFLKTEFVKRPGGEHGGDWSWRVTARMEGVGGPAPLLSLFFYVATDEQGTLEPHLENRTRLAAVTGTTEELGRFTLTFLRPKAESGEDPKYASYNYLEAASPGLHRLTEVVRSSLSDRFVFAPPGGPRRRFFAVDAFRGLPGEPPRGRLLLHQVTLEPPATVEVTFESGSAAGRPGRLAGGALSAALARHAAAFERRFEETFGLARKGFPPPQRRFAQAALSDLLGGMGYFHGRSLVQSPLQERPVPAPEAALFTAVPSRSFFPRGFLWDEGFHQLLLARWDPALSREVIAHWLDLMNAEGWIPREQILGEEARAKVPPEFLLQRSETANPPTLLLALQRLLPAAPLPYLRRLFPRLRAWYDWYNRTQAGPLPLTFRWRGRDPQLERFLNPKTLASGLDDYPRASHPSPEERHLDLRCWMALASRVLAEVAERLGEPAGPYREMEEALSDNGLLEQLHWAPELGAFADYGNHSAAVGLRWQRAAPAAPGQPPPAPRLVREVREAPRPRFVGALGYVSLFPLLLQLLRPDSPRLPAMLAAMRSEQQLWTPFGLRSLARDSPLYMQRNTQHDPPYWRGSIWVNVNYLALRALRGYADAEGPQRERAAELYHELRHNLVANLYRQYAESGFLWEHYSDSTGRGQGCHPFAGWSALVVLVMAEDY is encoded by the exons ATGGCGGGCGAGCGGCGCCGACGCGGCGGGGAAGGACCCCGGGAAAGAACCCGGGAACGCGGGACCCGGCGGGAACGGGAAAAGGAACAACAACGGGGACCGAGACGGGGACGAACAGCGCTGGTgatagcggcggcggcggctgcggcggcgttGGCCCTGGGCCTGGCGGCGGCTGAATGGAAACGGTGGAACGCGGCCGCTCTCCTCGTtaccccccaccccgctccccccgcTCTTCCCCCCGGTTCTACCGGGCCTCTAGCCTCGCCCCAACGTTTTTGGGGCACTTACCGGCCTCACGTTTACTTCGGGATGAAGACACGCAGCCCACGGGCTCTCATTACCG GACTCATGTGGCTTCAGCAACGCGAAGGAGGCGGCAGCTTACGTCACACCTGCGAGCAGAGCGACGGTTTGTCGCGGTACGGCTGGTTGATGCACGACGGGGAAAATTTCGGGGTGCAGGAGATCCGTGACAAAGGATTGTTCTTGAAAACCGAATTCGTTAAACGACCGGGTGGGGAACACGGAGGGGATTGGAGTTGGCGCGTCACCGCACGGATGGAG GGCGTGGGCGGCCCGGCCCCactcctctccctcttcttctACGTCGCCACAGACGAGCAGGGGACGCTGGAGCCGCACCTGGAGAACAGGACGCGGCTGGCCGCCGTGACGGGGACAACGGAGGAGCTGGGACGCTTCACCCTCACCTTCCTCCGACCCAAGGCGGAGAGCGGGGAGGACCCCAAATACGCCAG CTACAACTACCTGGAAGCGGCGAGCCCGGGGCTGCACCGCCTGACCGAGGTGGTGCGGAGCAGCCTGAGCGACCGCTTCGTCTTTGCCCCGCCAGGAGGGCCGCGCCGCCGCTTCTTCGCCGTCGACGCCTttcgggggctgccgggggagcccCCGCGCGGGCGCCTGCTGCTGCACCAGGTGACGCTGGAGCCGCCCGCTACGGTGGAGGTGACCTTCGAGTCGGGCAGCGCGGCGGGCCGGCCCGGGCGGCTGGCGGGTGGGGCGCTGTCAGCGGCGCTGGCGCGGCACGCGGCCGCCTTCGAGCGGCGCTTCGAGGAGACCTTCGGGCTGGCCCGCAAGGGCTTCCCCCCGCCGCAGCGACGCTTCGCCCAGGCCGCCCTCAGCGACCTGCTGGGGGGAATGGGCTACTTCCACGGGCGCTCGCTGGTGCAGTCCCCGCTGCAGGAGCGCCCCGTGCCCGCCCCCGAGGCCGCCCTCTTCACCGCCGTCCCCTCCCGCTCCTTCTTCCCCCGCGGCTTCCTCTGGGACGAGGGCttccaccagctcctgctggcGCGCTGGGACCCGGCCCTGAGCCGCGAGGTGATCGCCCACTGGCTGGACCTGATGAACGCCGAGGGCTGGATCCCCCGCGAGCAGATCCTGGGGGAGGAGGCGCGGGCCAAGGTGCCCCCCGAGTTCCTCCTGCAGCGCAGCGAGACGGCCaacccccccaccctgctgctggcactgcagcGGCTGCTGCCCGCTGCCCCCCTGCCCTACCTGCGCCGCCTCTTCCCCCGCCTGCGCGCCTGGTACGACTGGTACAACCGGACGCAGGCCGGACCCCTGCCCCTCACCTTCCGCTGGCGCGGCCGCGACCCCCAGCTCGAGCGCTTCCTCAACCCCAAGACGCTGGCCTCGGGGCTGGACGACTACCCCCGCGCCTCCCACCCCTCGCCCGAGGAGCGGCACCTGGACCTGCGCTGCTGGATGGCGCTGGCCTCCCGGGTGCTGGCGGAGGTGGCCGAGCGGCTGGGGGAGCCGGCCGGGCCCTACCGGGAGATGGAAGAGGCGCTGAGCGACAACGGCCTGCTCGAGCAGCTGCACTGGGCCCCGGAGCTGGGCGCCTTCGCCGACTACGGCAACCACAGCGCGGCGGTGGGGCTGCGCTGGCAgcgggcggcgccggcggccccgggacagccccccccggccccccggctgGTGCGGGAGGTGCGGGAGGCGCCGCGGCCCCGTTTCGTGGGGGCCCTGGGCTACGTCAGCctcttcccactgctgctgcagctcctgcgcCCTGACTCGCCGCGGCTGCCCGCCATGCTGGCCGCCATGCGCAGCGAGCAGCAGCTCTGGACGCCCTTCGGGCTGCGCTCCCTGGCCCGTGACAGCCCCCTCTACATGCAGCGCAACACCCAGCACGACCCCCCATACTGGCGCGGCTCCATCTGGGTCAACGTCAACTACCTGGCCCTGCGGGCGCTGCGTGGCTACGCCGACGCCGAGGGGCCGCAGCGGGAGCGGGCAGCAGAACTCTACCACGAGCTGCGCCACAACCTCGTGGCCAACCTGTACCGGCAGTACGCCGAGAGTGGCTTCCTCTGGGAGCACTACAGCGACAGCACCGGCCGCGGCCAGGGCTGCCACCCTTTTGCTGGCTGGTCTGCGCTGGTCGTGCTGGTGATGGCTGAGGACTACTAG
- the LOC128139046 gene encoding programmed cell death protein 4-like, translated as MAVPAAELGAADRVPFATGPCPAAAEEEEEEDGDEELLGAGGPRTWTPQEKLLHEARLKAKAKRRLRRTSSRDSARESLSEGAEPGPEPGSPKGRTHDRRSRMGKGRGLPKKGGAGGKGVWGAPGVVYGYQEPDARDPNYDEVAQGDTVYATVVPELEEGELEKNVQPMVLEYFEHGDTSEVMELLQGLNLGSRRHAVPSLAVALALEGKASHRELTSRLLSDLVGHVVTPEDIAWAFDKMLRDLPDLILDTPEAPQMLGQFIARAVADHALPLDFLERYKGRVDCEHARAALDRAAVLLRIKRDVNRLDNVWGVGGGQRPVKHLVKEMNLLLREYLLSGEVSEAEHCLRELEVPHFHHELVYEAVVMVLEGSGEGPVAMMVTLLKVLWETGLVTLDQMNRGFQRVYEELGDISLDVPLAHSLLERLVELCFDRGIITRALRDACPARGRKRFVSEGDGGQVKQ; from the exons ATGGCCGTCCCCGCCGCCGAGCTGGGCGCCGCTGACCGCGTCCCCTTCGCTACG GGCCCCTGCCCGGCGgctgcggaggaggaggaggaggaggatggggacgAGGAGCTGTTGGGGGCCGGGGGTCCCCGCACCTGGACCCCCCAGGAGAAGCTGCTGCACGAGGCGCGGCTGAAGGCCAAGGCCAAGCGGCGGCTGCGGCGTACCTCCTCCCGGGACTCGGCCCGCGAGTCGCTCTCCGAAGGTGCCGAGCCCGGCCCCGAGCCCGGCAGCCCCAAGGGCAGGACCCACGACCGCAGGTCCCGCATGGGCAAGGGCCGCGGGCTGCCCAAGAAAG GCGGTGCCGGAGGCAAGGGCGTGTGGGGTGCCCCCGGCGTGGTCTACGGCTACCAGGAGCCTGATGCCCGTGACCCCAACTACGACGAGGTGGCTCAG GGGGACACAGTCTATGCCACCGTGGTGCCTGAGTTGGAGGAGGGGGAGCTGGAGAAGAACGTGCAGCCCATGGTGCTGGAGTACTTCGAGCATGGGGACACCAGCGAGGTCATG gagctgctgcaggggctgAACCTGGGCAGCCGTCGGCATGCGGTGCCCTCGCTGGCGGTGGCCCTGGCGCTGGAGGGCAAGGCCAGCCACCGCGAGCTGACCTCCCGCCTCCTCTCCGACCTGGTGGGCCACGTCGTCACCCCCGAGGACATCGCCTGGGCCTTCGACAAGATGCTGCGGGACCTGCCCGACCTCATCCTCGACACCCCCGAGGCCCCCCAG ATGCTGGGTCAGTTCATCGCCCGTGCGGTGGCCGACCACGCGCTGCCCCTGGATTTCCTGGAGCGCTACAAGGGGCGCGTGGACTGCGAGCACGCCAG GGCCGCCCTCGACCGCGCTGCCGTCCTGCTGCGCATCAAGCGCGACGTCAACCGGCTCGACAACGTCTGGGGCGTGGGGGGCGGCCAGCGCCCCGTCAAGCACCTCGTCAAGGAG ATGAACCTGCTGCTGCGGGAATACCTGCTCTCCGGGGAGGTGTCGGAGGCCGAGCACTGCCTGCGGGAGCTGGAGGTGCCACACTTCCACCACGAGCTGGTGtatgag GCGGTGGTGATGGTGCTGGAAGGCTCCGGGGAGGGGCCCGTGGCCATGATGGTGACGCTGCTGAAGGTGCTGTGGGAGACGGGGCTGGTGACGCTGGACCAGATGAACCGG gGCTTCCAGCGGGTGTACGAGGAGCTGGGGGACATCAGCCTGGACGTGCCGCTGGCCCACAGCCTCCTGGAGCGGCTGGTGGAGCTCTGCTTCGACCGCGGCATCATCACCAGGGCCCTGCGGGACGCCTGCCCCGCCAG gGGCCGGAAGCGCTTCGTGAGCGAGGGCGATGGGGGACAGGTCAAGCAGTGA